From Pseudonocardia autotrophica, one genomic window encodes:
- a CDS encoding AMP-binding protein, translating to MTTTGLDDEHKRPDRRTGPTGHLVDGYLAAAAARTPEAVAVVDRGRSWTYGELDGAVNRFASALRSRGIAPGDVVTWMLPNWCEAIVVHLAAIRLGAVSNPVIPIYRHRETAFILRQAASKVLVVPQRFRNFDYPAMIDEIRPEAPALGTVVVVGGDPGRTRFEDLLAEGADTPVEVARASGDVALLLYTSGTTSAPKGALHSHDTLDHENRSIIDFFGLSAADVVFMPSPVGHIIGVLYGLQLPFMLGGPVVLLDVWEPGRALELIEEHRCTFTVAATPFLHGLVHHPSLPERDVSSLRVFACGGADVPPELVRAATTALGCTVGRGYGSTEFPTATACNATDPLARRALTDGRPIGAAEVRLAPDGELQVRGPELFLGYLDASLDAAAFTGDGWLRTGDLARIDDDGYVEIIGRQKDIIIRGGENISAKEIEDHLFEHPAVADAAVVSSPDPVLGERVCAVVVPEPGQDVTLPGIVEWLTARRMARQKLPERLLLLDELPRNPSGKIQKFHLRDLARGQDSPRPDTGWTR from the coding sequence GTGACGACGACAGGGCTCGACGACGAGCACAAACGGCCCGACCGGCGGACGGGCCCGACCGGCCACCTGGTCGACGGCTACCTGGCCGCGGCCGCCGCCAGGACCCCGGAGGCGGTCGCGGTCGTCGACCGGGGACGGTCGTGGACCTACGGCGAGCTCGACGGCGCGGTGAACCGGTTCGCCTCGGCACTCCGGAGCCGCGGGATCGCGCCCGGCGACGTGGTCACCTGGATGCTTCCGAACTGGTGCGAGGCGATCGTCGTGCACCTCGCCGCGATCCGGCTCGGCGCGGTCAGCAACCCGGTCATCCCGATCTACCGCCATCGGGAGACGGCCTTCATCCTGCGTCAGGCCGCGTCGAAGGTGCTGGTCGTCCCGCAGCGGTTCCGGAACTTCGACTACCCGGCCATGATCGACGAGATCCGGCCGGAGGCACCTGCGCTCGGGACCGTCGTGGTGGTCGGTGGCGATCCCGGCCGCACCCGGTTCGAGGACCTGCTCGCGGAGGGCGCGGACACGCCGGTCGAGGTCGCGCGCGCGTCGGGTGACGTCGCCCTGCTGCTGTACACCTCCGGGACCACCTCGGCGCCCAAGGGCGCGCTGCACAGCCACGACACGCTCGACCACGAGAACCGCAGCATCATCGACTTCTTCGGGCTCTCCGCGGCCGACGTCGTGTTCATGCCGTCCCCGGTCGGGCACATCATCGGCGTGCTCTACGGGCTGCAGCTGCCGTTCATGCTGGGTGGGCCGGTCGTCCTGCTCGACGTCTGGGAGCCCGGCCGGGCGCTGGAGCTCATCGAGGAGCACCGGTGCACGTTCACCGTGGCGGCCACGCCGTTCCTGCACGGGCTCGTGCACCACCCGTCGCTGCCGGAGCGGGACGTGAGCTCGCTGCGGGTCTTCGCGTGCGGCGGCGCCGACGTGCCCCCGGAGCTGGTCCGGGCCGCGACCACGGCGCTGGGCTGCACGGTCGGCCGCGGGTACGGATCCACCGAGTTCCCCACGGCGACGGCCTGCAACGCCACCGATCCGCTCGCCAGGCGCGCGCTGACCGACGGCAGGCCGATCGGCGCCGCCGAGGTCCGGCTCGCGCCCGACGGCGAGCTCCAGGTACGCGGGCCCGAGCTGTTCCTGGGCTATCTGGACGCCTCGCTCGACGCGGCGGCCTTCACCGGCGACGGCTGGTTGCGCACCGGCGACCTCGCCCGGATCGACGACGACGGCTACGTCGAGATCATCGGCCGGCAGAAGGACATCATCATCCGCGGCGGCGAGAACATCAGCGCCAAGGAGATCGAGGACCACCTGTTCGAGCATCCCGCGGTCGCCGATGCCGCCGTCGTGTCGTCCCCGGATCCGGTGCTCGGTGAGCGGGTCTGCGCGGTCGTCGTGCCCGAGCCGGGCCAGGACGTGACGCTGCCCGGGATCGTCGAGTGGCTGACCGCACGGCGGATGGCCCGCCAGAAGCTGCCCGAACGCCTGCTCCTGCTCGACGAACTGCCCCGCAATCCCAGCGGCAAGATCCAGAAGTTCCACCTGCGCGACCTGGCCCGTGGCCAGGACTCCCCTCGACCCGACACGGGATGGACACGATGA